A portion of the Calothrix sp. 336/3 genome contains these proteins:
- the fetB gene encoding iron export ABC transporter permease subunit FetB, which produces MSELIKLDIIDLISALGFILAAVALSLWAKIGLELNILVAVGRSLLQLAVLGYLLDFTFALNHPVAVVGFLLTLLTFAAIATKNRISAKLPLLPWVWGSLIFSTILTLIYTNYVILQPERWYAPRYLIPLFGLILANAMSAAAIAGERLVSTISSNQAEIETHLCLGATPQQAVSRYRKDAIRAGVIPTLNQMMIIAMVAIPEFTTGQLLSGINPLDAASYQILVLLMIVFSNILTTILLTQGVSQQFFNSAAQLKNKV; this is translated from the coding sequence ATGTCAGAACTTATCAAGCTAGATATTATAGATTTAATTAGTGCCTTGGGATTTATCCTCGCAGCTGTGGCTTTGTCCCTATGGGCAAAAATTGGCTTAGAGTTGAATATACTTGTGGCGGTGGGCAGGAGTCTCTTACAGTTAGCTGTCTTAGGTTATTTGTTAGATTTCACCTTTGCGCTCAATCACCCTGTTGCTGTTGTCGGATTCTTGTTGACTTTGTTGACATTTGCGGCGATCGCCACGAAAAATCGCATTTCTGCCAAACTACCCCTGTTACCTTGGGTGTGGGGTTCCCTGATATTTAGTACTATTTTGACGCTAATTTATACCAATTATGTGATTCTGCAACCGGAAAGATGGTATGCACCTCGCTATTTAATCCCCCTATTTGGGTTGATTCTGGCAAATGCGATGAGTGCTGCGGCGATCGCTGGTGAAAGACTTGTAAGTACTATTTCCTCAAATCAGGCAGAAATTGAAACCCATCTCTGTTTGGGTGCAACTCCCCAGCAAGCTGTCTCTCGTTACCGCAAGGATGCTATACGCGCAGGAGTCATACCAACCCTGAATCAAATGATGATAATTGCTATGGTAGCTATTCCTGAATTTACCACTGGTCAATTACTCAGCGGAATTAATCCCCTTGATGCCGCATCCTATCAAATTCTGGTTTTACTGATGATAGTGTTTAGTAATATCTTGACTACTATTTTACTGACTCAAGGGGTGAGCCAACAATTTTTTAATTCCGCAGCCCAACTGAAAAATAAAGTTTAA
- a CDS encoding pentapeptide repeat-containing protein: MKITKDIFKPLPAKVLLRLFFAISVISIPVLYQFNWSGFGEDSNKSKSIEKTIKDGKIISVKETETEHFQSGKTLWDWLGLAGTLAIPVVLFQFQASEQRRAEKRAFVEKEQAEQLAKVEKQQAEQREKVEKDIAEANLREEAFQDYIDRMSEILINRRSRSELFLDTNEKSNHANADNCVRDVARIRTVTILRRLENDTERQNRVLHFISDTELLQFLLKTANLSGINLSDANLSGANLSGANLSNANLSGANLSDANLSGANLSNIILNDANLTNSNLFNANLTNANLTNANLENSCIQNTIFINADLSNTILVSARTWDEEEIDNNFELISIDDGYSPPYQYEKFYYTDFSGAKLTNANLVSTNFTSVKNLTPEQIKEAKNWYEAIYNKKLFDKLGLPKSLRSIVDSKPRDFDEDVYLEKLIGCQVEVRQYIDNETKTTTRGEITGFSTSNSRVNVKTVNGENLEELSLYEIYIYMTE, encoded by the coding sequence ATGAAAATAACTAAAGATATTTTTAAGCCCTTGCCCGCTAAGGTTCTTTTACGACTATTTTTCGCAATTAGCGTCATTAGTATTCCTGTTCTCTACCAATTTAACTGGAGTGGTTTTGGAGAAGATTCAAATAAATCAAAAAGTATAGAGAAAACAATAAAAGACGGAAAGATTATCAGTGTCAAGGAAACTGAAACTGAACATTTTCAATCAGGAAAGACGCTTTGGGATTGGTTAGGGCTAGCTGGTACTTTGGCAATTCCAGTTGTGCTATTTCAGTTTCAAGCTAGCGAACAACGACGAGCAGAGAAACGAGCGTTTGTTGAAAAAGAGCAAGCTGAACAACTAGCAAAAGTTGAGAAGCAACAGGCTGAACAAAGAGAAAAAGTTGAAAAAGATATTGCTGAAGCTAATTTACGTGAAGAGGCTTTTCAGGATTACATTGACAGGATGTCAGAAATCTTAATTAATAGGAGAAGTCGCTCTGAATTGTTTCTTGATACAAATGAAAAAAGTAATCATGCAAATGCAGATAATTGCGTACGAGATGTTGCACGCATAAGAACAGTAACTATATTGCGACGGTTAGAAAATGATACAGAACGTCAAAACAGGGTTTTACATTTTATAAGTGACACCGAACTTTTACAATTTCTGTTAAAAACTGCTAACCTTAGTGGCATTAACCTTAGTGATGCCAATCTGAGTGGTGCTAATCTGAGCGGTGCTAACCTGAGTAATGCGAATCTGAGCGGTGCTAACCTTAGTGATGCTAATCTGAGCGGTGCTAACCTGAGTAATATTATTCTCAATGATGCAAATCTTACCAATTCAAATCTTTTCAATGCAAATCTTACTAATGCAAATCTTACCAATGCAAATCTTGAAAACTCATGTATACAAAATACAATATTTATAAATGCTGATTTAAGTAATACAATACTTGTAAGTGCCAGAACATGGGATGAAGAGGAAATTGATAATAATTTTGAATTAATATCTATAGATGATGGATATAGTCCTCCTTATCAATATGAAAAGTTTTATTATACAGATTTTTCCGGAGCAAAACTAACTAATGCTAACTTGGTATCTACTAATTTTACATCTGTGAAGAATTTGACCCCAGAACAAATAAAAGAAGCTAAAAATTGGTATGAAGCTATATATAATAAAAAATTATTTGATAAGTTAGGATTGCCAAAATCATTACGATCCATAGTGGATTCTAAGCCTAGAGATTTTGATGAGGATGTTTATCTCGAAAAACTTATTGGCTGTCAAGTTGAAGTAAGGCAGTACATTGACAACGAAACAAAAACAACTACTAGAGGAGAAATAACTGGGTTTAGTACATCAAATAGTCGTGTCAATGTCAAAACTGTAAATGGAGAGAATTTAGAAGAACTCTCCCTATACGAAATTTACATTTACATGACTGAGTAA
- a CDS encoding pyruvate kinase: protein MLSTLQELRQTVETEGQATFNCWKPHINRSEFLASALNLAEYLALRQHDLRSLQAALMPWGLSSLGRIEARVIPNLDAVIASLEVICGSKSAQHLNRPPIEFFFEGDRLLQKHTEELFGQSPSQRRVRIMVTLPTEAATDYEMVREIIQRGANCVRINCAHDTTEVWGRMIDNVRRAEQETGKSCKVMMDLAGLKIRTGQVLTPPDKKRVFKGDHILLSRCEPELESELQTVESIPSPIDYFQTCCTVPEILDLLTVDTPVYIDDGKIRTRVVDTHYPVANGQPGLLLQVTHVSPKGLKLRPEKGLNFPKTVLPLSPLTEKDLSDLDFVATHADIIGYSFVQRSADIELLQQELDKRCEGLATRPAIVAKIETAIAVSNLPELIIHAAGKQSFGVMIARGDLAVEIGYQRLTEIQEEILWLCEAAHVPVIWATQVLESLVKEGTPSRGEMTDAAMAERAECVMLNKGPFIAEAITILDDVLTRMATHQLKKTPQLRALHSW from the coding sequence TTGTTATCGACTCTGCAAGAACTTCGCCAAACTGTGGAAACTGAAGGACAAGCCACCTTTAACTGCTGGAAACCACACATTAACCGTTCTGAGTTTCTTGCTAGTGCCTTGAATTTAGCTGAATATCTAGCTTTACGCCAGCATGATCTCCGCTCCCTGCAAGCTGCACTGATGCCTTGGGGTTTATCCTCCCTAGGACGGATTGAAGCACGGGTAATACCCAATCTAGATGCTGTCATTGCAAGCTTGGAAGTCATTTGTGGCTCTAAGTCTGCCCAGCACCTCAACCGTCCACCTATCGAGTTCTTTTTTGAGGGCGATCGCTTACTACAAAAACACACCGAAGAATTATTTGGTCAGTCTCCATCCCAACGTCGGGTCAGGATTATGGTGACACTACCCACGGAAGCTGCCACCGACTATGAAATGGTGCGAGAAATTATACAACGTGGGGCAAACTGTGTGCGAATTAACTGCGCCCACGATACAACTGAAGTTTGGGGGAGGATGATCGATAATGTTCGGCGAGCAGAACAGGAAACAGGAAAATCTTGTAAGGTAATGATGGACTTGGCAGGTTTGAAAATCCGCACAGGGCAGGTACTTACACCACCGGATAAAAAACGGGTGTTCAAAGGGGATCATATCCTGCTGTCGCGATGTGAACCTGAACTCGAAAGTGAGTTACAGACAGTTGAGTCCATCCCATCACCCATAGACTATTTCCAAACTTGCTGTACAGTTCCCGAAATTCTCGATTTATTAACTGTTGACACCCCGGTATATATTGATGATGGCAAGATTCGGACTCGCGTAGTTGATACCCATTACCCAGTAGCCAATGGACAACCAGGACTTTTATTACAAGTTACCCATGTTAGCCCCAAAGGACTCAAACTCAGACCAGAAAAGGGCTTGAATTTTCCAAAAACAGTATTACCCCTGAGTCCACTGACTGAAAAAGATTTATCCGACTTGGATTTTGTTGCCACCCATGCAGATATTATTGGCTACTCTTTTGTACAAAGGTCTGCTGATATTGAGTTACTCCAACAAGAATTGGACAAGCGCTGTGAGGGACTAGCAACTCGACCCGCAATTGTAGCAAAGATTGAGACGGCGATCGCGGTTTCCAATCTACCAGAATTAATCATCCATGCCGCAGGGAAACAATCATTTGGGGTTATGATTGCCAGAGGCGATTTAGCTGTGGAAATTGGATACCAGCGTTTAACAGAAATTCAGGAAGAAATTCTTTGGCTTTGCGAAGCTGCCCATGTTCCCGTAATTTGGGCAACCCAAGTATTAGAAAGTTTGGTAAAAGAAGGCACACCTTCGAGGGGAGAAATGACGGATGCGGCAATGGCTGAACGTGCTGAGTGTGTGATGTTAAATAAGGGACCGTTTATTGCTGAAGCAATCACCATTTTGGACGATGTTCTCACACGTATGGCAACCCACCAATTGAAAAAAACGCCACAGTTGCGGGCGCTCCATTCTTGGTAA
- a CDS encoding antibiotic biosynthesis monooxygenase, with product MITFVNVFTVLPDKQQVAFEVVSRVYTEVVKQQPGFIEAKVLVSDDGTRVTAVALWESEEHLAAMRQTPGFKELHNAEFKNAVVSNDGHVYSTAMEVRPSGY from the coding sequence ATGATTACATTTGTGAACGTTTTTACCGTCTTGCCTGACAAGCAGCAAGTTGCCTTTGAAGTTGTCTCTAGGGTTTATACAGAAGTGGTTAAACAACAACCTGGTTTTATCGAAGCCAAGGTACTTGTAAGTGATGATGGTACGAGAGTTACTGCTGTTGCTTTGTGGGAAAGCGAAGAACACCTGGCTGCGATGAGGCAAACTCCAGGTTTTAAAGAATTGCACAATGCAGAGTTTAAGAATGCCGTTGTTAGTAATGATGGGCACGTTTACAGTACTGCCATGGAAGTTCGCCCGTCAGGGTATTAA
- a CDS encoding PAP/fibrillin family protein yields MDDNITTTIIALKAELSQRLAGLSLQQAIFPEPEPTIDGIVFSLEEMNPTPEPLSSDSLTGEWQLIYASRGTVVTRKLATTPDWMSVKINQVWQNLTVDEAGKIATSNCALMELPVLGEWQVQAEGVWQREDEKTALVSFCAFSLQATKPLTLPRLKIPVLEFLRNQAVWITSYLDGEMRIGRGKTGNLFVFRRR; encoded by the coding sequence ATGGATGACAATATTACGACTACAATAATTGCTCTAAAAGCGGAATTGTCACAACGCTTGGCAGGATTATCATTACAGCAAGCCATATTTCCAGAGCCAGAACCAACTATAGATGGGATTGTGTTTTCCTTGGAGGAAATGAACCCGACTCCCGAACCCCTGAGTTCAGATAGTTTAACTGGTGAATGGCAGTTGATATACGCTTCCAGGGGAACTGTGGTGACTCGCAAGCTGGCAACAACACCTGATTGGATGAGTGTAAAAATTAACCAGGTGTGGCAAAATTTGACTGTAGATGAGGCTGGAAAAATTGCTACTTCCAATTGTGCCCTGATGGAATTGCCTGTTTTGGGAGAATGGCAAGTTCAGGCTGAGGGAGTTTGGCAACGGGAGGATGAAAAAACCGCCCTAGTTAGTTTTTGTGCATTTTCGTTGCAAGCAACTAAACCTTTGACTTTACCTCGTTTGAAAATCCCGGTGTTGGAATTTCTGCGGAATCAAGCTGTGTGGATAACTTCTTATTTAGATGGGGAGATGAGAATTGGTAGGGGGAAAACGGGCAATCTGTTTGTGTTTCGTCGAAGATAA
- a CDS encoding mannose-1-phosphate guanyltransferase, whose product MRAVLMAGGSGTRLRPLTCDLPKPMVPILNRPIAEHIINLLKRHQITEVVATLHYLPDALRDYFQDGSDFGVQLTYAVEEDQPLGTAGCVKNIAELLDETFLVISGDSITDFDLTAAIEFHKRKQSKATLILTRVPNPIEFGVVITDETGQINRFLEKPSTSEIFSDTVNTGTYILEPEVLEYLPDHQETDFSKDLFPLLLAKGEPMYGYIAQGYWCDVGHLDAYREAQYDALDYKVKLDFPYKEISPGLWVGQNTYIDPTAQLEAPAVIGDNCRIGARVQIEAGTVIGDNVTIGADANLKRPIIWNGAIIGEEAHLSACVISRGTRVDRRAHVLEAAVVGSLSTVGEEAQISPGVRVWPSKKIESGAILNINLIWGNTAQRNLFGQRGVQGLANIDITPEFAVKLGAAYGSTLKPGSKVTVSRDQRNISRMVTRSLIAGLMSVGISIQNLDATAIPISRTVIPKMDVVGGIHVRVHPDRPDYILIEFLDGKGINISKAKEKKIEGAYFKEDMRRSQIHEVGDVAYPSQVADYYCTAFEKLLNIHTIRNSRAKVVIDYAYAVSGAVLPQMLHTFGADAVVLNASLNKTAMSAADKEGLVTQLGHVVEALKANFGVQVSANGEQLILVDESGIPIRGEILTALMVDMMLTSHPRGTVVVPVHASSAVEQIARRHDGRVIRTKANSTALMEASYTNSNVVLGGSADTGFIFPQLHPGFDSMFCIAKLIEMLTIQERSLASVRAEIPRVIHKTYAVRCPWTVKGALMRHLVETHPAQNLELIDGVKICQPYDDSWVLLLPDASEPIVHLFANSNERDWVDDNIRLYRTRVQAFVEKEEEEVAAEN is encoded by the coding sequence ATGCGTGCTGTACTAATGGCTGGAGGTTCGGGAACGCGGTTACGTCCGCTTACCTGCGATCTACCAAAACCGATGGTACCGATTCTCAATCGACCGATCGCGGAACATATAATTAACCTACTCAAACGGCACCAAATTACCGAAGTTGTTGCCACACTCCATTATTTACCCGATGCTTTAAGAGATTATTTCCAAGATGGCAGTGATTTCGGTGTGCAACTTACCTATGCAGTAGAGGAAGATCAACCCCTAGGAACCGCAGGTTGCGTGAAAAATATTGCTGAACTGTTGGATGAAACTTTTTTAGTCATCAGTGGTGATAGTATCACGGACTTCGACTTGACGGCAGCCATTGAATTTCATAAACGAAAGCAATCGAAAGCAACTTTAATCTTGACTCGTGTCCCGAATCCGATCGAATTTGGGGTAGTCATTACCGATGAAACTGGACAAATCAACCGATTTTTAGAAAAACCTTCCACCAGTGAAATTTTTTCCGATACAGTCAATACTGGCACTTACATCTTAGAGCCGGAGGTTTTAGAATACCTACCCGATCACCAAGAAACTGATTTTTCTAAGGACTTGTTTCCCCTATTACTGGCAAAAGGAGAGCCAATGTATGGGTATATTGCCCAGGGATATTGGTGTGATGTGGGTCACTTAGATGCATACCGTGAGGCACAGTACGATGCCCTAGACTATAAGGTAAAACTGGATTTTCCCTACAAGGAAATTTCTCCCGGTCTTTGGGTTGGTCAAAATACATACATTGACCCTACTGCACAACTGGAAGCGCCAGCAGTGATTGGTGATAATTGCCGCATTGGTGCGAGGGTACAAATTGAGGCAGGGACTGTGATTGGTGATAATGTCACCATTGGCGCAGATGCCAACCTGAAGCGCCCAATTATTTGGAATGGGGCAATTATTGGTGAAGAAGCGCACCTTTCAGCCTGCGTAATTTCCCGTGGTACCCGCGTCGATCGCCGTGCCCATGTTTTAGAAGCAGCTGTGGTGGGTTCCCTTTCTACCGTGGGAGAGGAAGCGCAAATTAGCCCTGGTGTGCGGGTTTGGCCCAGCAAAAAGATTGAGTCTGGGGCAATTCTCAACATTAATTTAATTTGGGGAAATACTGCCCAGAGAAACCTGTTTGGGCAACGGGGTGTCCAAGGGTTGGCGAATATCGACATTACTCCAGAATTCGCTGTCAAGCTAGGTGCTGCCTATGGTTCTACCTTAAAACCAGGTTCCAAGGTGACTGTTTCCCGTGATCAACGCAATATTTCCCGGATGGTGACTCGCTCCCTAATTGCGGGATTGATGTCTGTAGGTATTTCCATTCAAAATCTGGATGCGACGGCAATTCCCATTTCCCGAACAGTAATTCCGAAGATGGATGTGGTGGGGGGTATTCATGTACGGGTACATCCCGATCGCCCGGATTATATTTTGATTGAGTTTTTGGATGGAAAGGGAATTAATATTTCCAAAGCCAAGGAAAAGAAAATCGAAGGAGCATATTTTAAAGAGGATATGCGGCGATCGCAAATCCATGAGGTGGGTGATGTAGCCTATCCCAGTCAAGTTGCAGATTACTACTGCACAGCTTTTGAAAAATTGCTCAATATTCACACAATTCGTAACAGCCGCGCTAAAGTTGTGATTGATTATGCCTATGCAGTTTCTGGAGCTGTTCTACCCCAGATGCTACACACCTTTGGGGCTGATGCTGTGGTTCTCAACGCCAGTTTGAATAAAACTGCCATGTCTGCGGCTGATAAGGAAGGATTAGTCACCCAGCTCGGTCATGTGGTAGAAGCTTTAAAAGCTAACTTTGGAGTACAAGTTTCGGCGAATGGTGAACAATTGATACTAGTAGATGAGTCAGGTATCCCAATTCGGGGGGAAATTTTAACCGCCTTGATGGTGGATATGATGTTAACTTCTCATCCCAGGGGGACTGTAGTTGTTCCAGTTCATGCATCTAGCGCCGTAGAACAAATTGCCCGCCGTCATGATGGTCGAGTGATTCGGACTAAAGCCAACTCCACAGCTTTAATGGAAGCAAGTTATACCAACTCCAATGTGGTATTAGGTGGTAGTGCGGATACAGGGTTTATTTTTCCCCAGTTGCACCCCGGCTTTGACTCCATGTTCTGTATTGCCAAGCTGATTGAAATGCTGACAATTCAAGAGCGATCGCTAGCTTCTGTGCGTGCAGAAATACCCCGTGTGATTCATAAAACCTATGCTGTACGCTGTCCCTGGACTGTAAAAGGTGCATTAATGCGGCATCTTGTGGAAACCCACCCAGCTCAAAATCTAGAACTCATCGATGGCGTAAAAATCTGCCAACCCTATGATGATAGCTGGGTATTATTACTGCCAGATGCTAGTGAACCAATAGTACATTTATTTGCTAATAGCAATGAGCGTGATTGGGTAGATGACAATATCCGCTTGTACCGAACTCGCGTGCAAGCATTTGTAGAGAAAGAAGAGGAAGAGGTTGCTGCGGAAAACTAG